The genomic segment TCCCAACAAGCACATTATTCTGGCGCATGTGTCAGGAAAGCTGAGAATGAACTACATTCGTATCGTTCCCGGCGATAAGGTGACCATTGAAATGTCCCCTTATGATCTGACCAAGGGCCGAATCACATGGAGAGCGAAGTAATCGCTCCAACAAGGAACGTGAGATGCTGATGCATTTCTGATACGAAGAAGGAGGTATTTCCAATGAAAGTAAGACCTTCCGTAAAACCGATTTGCGAAAAGTGCAAGGTTATTAAGCGCAAGGGAAAAGTCATGGTCATCTGTGAAAACCCGAAGCATAAGCAGCGTCAGGGTTGATCCCTTGACAATATAATGGAGGTGTAAGAAACCAATGGCAAGAATTGCTGGTGTGGATCTGCCGAAGAATAAGAGAGTCGAGATCGGCCTCACTTATATCTATGGCATCGGTCGCAATACTGCGGCAACCATCCTCAAGGAGACCGGCGTAAACCCGGATACTCGTGTAAAGGATCTGACTGAATCCGATGTAGCACTGCTCCGT from the Ruminococcus champanellensis 18P13 = JCM 17042 genome contains:
- the rpmJ gene encoding 50S ribosomal protein L36; its protein translation is MKVRPSVKPICEKCKVIKRKGKVMVICENPKHKQRQG
- the infA gene encoding translation initiation factor IF-1, with translation MSKEDAIELEGVVLEALPNAMFRVELPNKHIILAHVSGKLRMNYIRIVPGDKVTIEMSPYDLTKGRITWRAK